The genomic region GGCATTGCCGAGCAAAACATGGTCGGCGTTGGAGCGGGCCTTGCCAATGGCGGGCGTCTTCCATTCGTGTGCGCCGCCGCTCCGTTTCTCACCGGGCGGTCGCTGGAGCAGATCAAGGCCGATATTTCCTACTCGAATGCCAACGTCAAGCTGGTCGGCATTTCTTCCGGAATGGCCTATGGCGAACTTGGCCCGACGCATCACTCAATCGAAGATTTCGCCTGGCTGCGGGTCCTGCCCAATCTTCCGGTTATTGCGCCTTGTGACCGCATCGAAACCGCCGCAGCCGTCGCCTGGGCCGCGAGTTATGACGGGCCCTGCTTCCTGCGCCTGTCACGGGTCGGCGTGCCGGACCTGCTTCCGGAAGGCCATAAGTTCGAACTCGGCAAGGCGAATCTCCTTCGCCAGGGTTCCGACGTCACGCTCATCGCCAACGGCACTTTGACGCATCGCATTCTGAAGGCTGCCGAAATCCTTGCTGAGCGCGGCGTCAATGCCAGGGTGCTCAACCTTGCGACGGTTCGTCCGATCGACGAGGAAGCTATCATCGCCGCGGCGAGGGAAACCGGAGCGATCGTTACAGCCGAAGAGCATTCGACCTTTGGCGGGTTGGGCTCGGCGGTCGCCGAAGTGGTGGTCGACAATGCCCCGGTGCCGATGAAACGTCTCGGCGTTCCCGGCGTCTATGCCCCCACAGGTTCGGCAGAGTTTCTGCTCGACGAATTCGGGATGGCGCCGTCCGCCATAGCCGACGCCGCGCAGGCACTGATCAAGCGCAAGTAATGGGATCCAGAGACCGGCCGGGACCTGATCTGGGGAGGATAGAATGCGGGCAATTCTGGCAATCGACCAGGGTACGACCAATTCAAAGGCAGTTCTCGTTTCCGAAAGGGGAGAGATCGTCGGCAGAGGGTCGGCTCCTGTCGGCATCTCCTATCCGAAGCCGGGCTGGGTCGAACAAGATCCGCGCCGGCTCTACGCATCGGTCTGCGAAGCGATCGAGGCCTGCCTGAAGGCCAGCCCGGCTGTGAGCATCGAGGTGGTCGCCATTTCCAACCAGCGCGAGTCCGTCACCGCCTGGGACGCCGAAACGGGAGAGCCGCTCGGACCGGTGGTCAGCTGGCAGTGCCGTCGAACGGCGCCGGATTGCGAACGTCTGATTGCCGAAGGCCGCCTCGATCGTGTGCAGGCGCTGACCGGCCTGCCGTTGGATCCGATGTTTCCGGGTTCGAAATTCCGATGGCTGCTCGACCGTATTCCGGCCGGGCGATCGGTGCGGCTCGGAACGATCGACAGTTGGCTCATCCACTGCCTGACCGGCGGACGCCGGCATGTCTGCGATGCGTCGAATGCCGCCAGGAGCCAGCTGTTCGATCTGCGGGAGCAGAGATGGAGCGAGGAGCTTGGCGAGATCTTCGGCGTCGATATCGCGCTCCTGCCCGAGGTGCTCGACAGCTCCGCCGATTTCGGCAGAACGCAAGGATTGCCGGGGGTGCCGGATGGTACTCCCATCATGGCCGCGATCGGCGACAGCCACGCAGCCTTGTTCGGCCATGGAGCCTTCAAGCCGGGCGATGGCAAGGTGACCTTCGGAACCGGCTCTTCTATCATGACGACGCTTTCGCAATTCATTGCCCCGCGCAACGGCGTCACAACCACGGTCGCGTGGCGTATCGGGGGAAAGCCGACTTTCGCCTTCGAAGGCAATATTCTCGTTTGCGCCGCCAGCCTTCCGTGGATGGTCGATATTCTCGGCCTTGCGGATGTGGCGGCCCTTGTCGAACTTGCGGAAAGTGCCGCGCCGGGCGGACCCGGCTTCGTGCCGGCATTCGTCGGACTGGGCGCACCTTACTGGAACGCTGATGCCCGCGCCCTGTTCTCCCAGATCAACTTCAATACGACACGGGCGCAGATGGCCCGGTCGGTCACCGATTCCATCGCCTTCCAGGTGCATGACGTGATCGCGGCCATGCGGGCACAGAGCGGCGGCGAACTCGGCGCGCTCTATGTGGATGGGGGACCGAGCCAGAACCGCTTCCTGATGCAGTGCGTCTCGAACCTCATCCAACATCCGGTGATCCAATGCGAAGCACCCGAGGCTTCGGCTCTGGGCGCTGCCTATCTGGCGGGGCTGTCACTCGGTTTGTGGAGCGATCTCCCTGTTGTCGCGGAGCTGCCGCGAAACACCCAAACCATCGAGCCGCAACCCGTGGATCGGGCGGGGCTTCTCGATGGCTGGAATGATGCGCTCGCCCGCTCGACGTGCCGCGAAACACAGGCTAAAGGTGAATAAAAATTCACTCTGGGATTAGCGATGACTCGCCTCAACGAACTCCGTCTCATTTCAAGGGTCGCCCAGATGTACCACTTGGAGGGGCGGCGTCAGGCGGAGATCGCAGAGCACCTTCGCCTGTCGCAGGCGACGGTGTCGCGCATGCTCAAGCGTGCCGAGGCCGAAGATATCGTGCGAACCAGCGTCATCCCTCCCGTCGGCACCTATAGCGAGCTCGAGGGCGCGCTTCGCGAGAAATACGATCTGCCGGAGGCGGTCGTCGTGGAGTGCACGGAAGATCGGGACGGCGCCATCATGGCCCGTATCGGAGAGGCGGCGGCCCACCTCCTGGAGGTGACGCTTGCGCCGGGGGAGATCATCGGCGTTTCTAGCTGGAGCCAGACCATTTTCAAGATGGTCGAAAACATTCACCCGCAGAAGAGCGCTCAGGTGAAATATGTCGTCCAGACCCTTGGCGGCATGGGCGATCCTTCCGTGCAGACGCATGCGACCCAGCTGACCACGCGGCTTGCACGGCTGACCGGCGCCGAGCCGAAACTGCTCCCCGTGCAGGGCGTGACGTCATCCAGGGAGGCAAAGCTTCTGATGCAGGCCGACCCGTTCGTCCGCGAGACGATGGACCTGTTCGGCAGCATAACGCTGGCGATCGTCGGTATAGGAGCCGTCGAACCGTCCGAACTTCTCGCACGCTCCGGCAACATCTTTTCGTCTCGCGAACTCTCCGATCTCGCGGAAGCGGGCGCCGTCGGCGACATCTCGCTGCGCTTCTTCGATAAGAACGGCAGGCCGGTGAAGACGCCCCTTGATGATCGGGTCATCGGGCTTCCGCTCGAGGATCTTGAACGCGTGGATCGGGTCATTGCGCTCGCCGGCGGATCCAAAAAGACCGACGCTATCGCAGGCGCGCTCCGCGTCGGGGTGATCGATATGCTGGTTACGGACAAGTTTACCGCGCAGCGATTGATCGACTGATGGGGTCGGGGGCTTTCGCGGCTGTGGCTGGAGCGGGAGCGCCCGCCTCGTCCTTCGAGGCTTCGCCCTGTGGGCTACGCGCCTCAGGATGAGGCTCTCTTGGGTGTTGGCGCGTCAGGATACGGCATTTCTCCACGGGTCCTCATCCTTGAGGTGGATCTGCGGAATCGTCTGGCGCTGATGCTCGGAGGATAGGCGACGTCCTCGCTCCGACCTCATCCTGAGGTGCCCCGCAGGGGCCTCGAAGGACGAGGGCGGCCACCGGTGCGCTATCCAGTAATGCGGATGCTGCTGTGGCGTACTGTCACCCGCCCTCGTCCTTCGAGGCTACGCCCTATGGGCTTCACACCTCAGGATGAGGGTTGATCGGTGTGCCGTGCGGCCAACGGTCGGTATACCGTGCTGATCGGTGTGCTTTGCGGTTGATGGGCTGACGGTATGCTTCGCTCGAAGGCCCAAGGACTTGGGCGCACTGGATTCCTGTGACGAGCATAGGAATGAGGGTGGAGAGGTGAGTGCCTTGAGGCGCGACCGCGCCGTGGCTGGATTCACAGGTGAGGGGGCGGCGTGGGCGTTCTCACCAATTTATCACCCGCCGGTGACACTCATGTGCCGCGCCACCGCCGGCCGGTTATGCGTGCGGTCGATGATGAAGTCGTGGCCCTTTGGTTTGCGGGTGATGGCCTCGTCGATGGCGGTGTGGAGGAGGGCGTCGTCTTCGCTGGCGCGGAGCGCTGCGCGCAGATCGGCGGCGTCGTTCTGGCCGAGGCACATATAGAGCGTGCCGGTGCAGGTGAGGCGGACTCGGTTGCAGCTCTCGCAGAAATTATGGGTCATCGGCGTGATGAAGCCGAGGCGGCCGCCGGTCTCAGTAACCCTGACGTAACGGGCCGGGCCGCCGGTCTGGTAATCGATATCGGTGAGGGTGAACTGCTTTTCCAGATCGGCGCGCAGCTCGGAGAGCGGCAGGTATTGGTCGGTGCGGTCCTCGTCGATCTCGCCCATCGGCATGGTTTCGATGACGGTCAGGTCCATGCCGCGGCCATGGGCGAAACGCAGGAGATCGGGCATCTCCACGTCGTTGAAATCCTTCAGCGCCACGGCGTTGAGCTTGATCCTGATGCCGGCTTTCTGAGCGGCGTCGATGCCTTCCATCACCTTGGCGAAATCGCCCCAGCGGGTGATCTTGCGGAACTTGTCGGGGTCGAGCGTATCGAGCGAGACATTGATGCGGCGCACGCCGCAATCATAGAGTTCCTCGGCATGGCGGGCGAGCTGCGAGCCGTTGGTCGTCAGCGTCAGCTCGTCGAGACCGGCGCCGATCTTTTCGCCGAGCCGGCGCACGAGATACATGATGTTCTTGCGCACCAGCGGCTCGCCGCCGGTGAGCCTGATCTTCCTCACCCCCTTGGCGACGAAGGCGGAACAGAGACGGTCGAGTTCCTCAAGCGTCAACAGGTCCTTCTTCGGCAGGAAGGTCATGTTCTCGGCCATGCAATAAGTGCAGCGGAAATCGCAGCGGTCGGTGACGGAGACGCGGAGATAGGTGACCGCCCGGCCGAAAGGGTCGATCATCGGATGTGCATCCGCCGTGAGCGGCGATGCGTTGCCTATTGTTCCTACCCTGGTATTCACCTGTATCTCCGTAGTCTCTTCAATGTGGGCATATGCTATTGTCGCGTCAAGGGAAACAGCCGGTGCGCGCATGCCAATTTCAGCTTGCGCTGAAAAACATCAGCGCCTACTCCTCGCAGAAGAAGAGGACAAGATGATGAGCGATATCTGGCCGAGCGAACTTCGCGTTTCGAAAGACCGGCAGAGGCTGGCGATAACCTTCGACGATGGCCGGAGCTTCGACCTGTCGGCCGAACTCTTGCGCGTGCTGTCGCCGTCGGCCGAGGTGCAGGGCCACGGGCCGGGGCAGCGGGTGACGGTGCCGGGCAAGCGCAACGTCGCGATCATCTCGATGACGCCGACCGGCAATTATGCCGTCAGGATCGGTTTCGACGACATGCACGATACCGGCATCTATACCTGGACTTATCTGCGCGAACTCGGCGAACGGGGCGCGGAGCTGTTTTCGGCCTATGAGGACGAGCTCCGCGAAAAAGGCATGAACCGCGACACGGCGGAAAAGCCGCGCTGAAATCAACGGGTATCGGGGGATACATGACAAAAGCGAACGGAAAGAACTGGCTGCGCGCCAAGGGGAGTGCGGCCGGCAGCAAGGTGACCTTCCTCGAACTGTTCTTCGACCTGGTCTTCGTCTTTTCGATCTCGCAGCTTTCGCATGCGCTTGCCGCTCATTATACGCCGCTTGGTGCCGCCGAGGCGGCATTGATGACCTTTGCGGTCTGGTGGGTATGGATCTTCACCGCCTGGGTGACCAACTGGCTCGATCCCGACAAGATGCCGGTGCGCGGCATGCTTGTGGCGCTGATGATGCTGGGGCTGCTGCTGTCAGCCTCTATTCCCGAGGCCTTCGGCGACAAGGGGCTGCTCTTTGCCGGCGCCTATGTGGCGATGCAGGTCGGGCGCTCGCTGTTTGCGACCTATGCGATGACGCGCGTCGACCGCGCCAATACGCTGAATTTCGTCCGCATCACCACCTGGCTCATCGTTGCCGGCGTCTTCTGGATTGCCGGCGGGCTGCTGGAGCATGAAGCCCGGCTGATCGCCTGGGTGATCGCGCTGGCGATCGAATATGCCGGGCCGGCCGCGGGCTTTGCGGTGCCGGGCCTCGGCCGCTCCGTTCCCAGCGACTGGGATGTCTCCGGCGCGCATATGGCCGAGCGCTGCGCGCTCTTCGTCATCATCTGCCTCGGCGAAGCGATCCTGGTTTCCGGACGAACCTTTTCGGAGCTGCCGGTTTCAGGATTGACCGGGATCGTCTTCGTCACCGGCTTCGTCGGCACGGTCGCCATGTGGTGGCTTTATTTCCGTTTCGGCCACGGGCGCGCCGCCCACCGCATCGAGCATGAGGCGACGCCGGGGGCGTTGGCGCGGCAGGCCTTCACCTATGGACATATCCCGATCTTGGCCGGCATCATCGTGCATGCGGTGGCCGTCGAGTTCATGTTCTCGCATCCGCACGAGACCGGCGATTTCGGCATCGCTGCGGCGGTGCTCGGCGGCTCCGGCCTGTTCCTGATCGGCAATCTCTGGTTCAAGGGCGCGACCAGCGGCCAGCTGCCGCTGTCGCATCTTGCCGGCCTCGTGTTGCTGATCCTGCTCGCCTTCGCAGCCCCCTTCATCGAGATCTATCTGCTGGGCATTCTGGCGACGGTGGTGCTGATCGTCGTCGCGGCCTGGGAATACCGCTCGCTGAGCGGTACATCGCCGGCGCCGACGCTGCATTGATCATCAGTCCTCGTCCCTGAGATCCTGTAGCAGCACGCCGATGATGCGCTCCATAGAATCTGCAGTCGCCATGCATTGTTCGATCGGTTCGTCGGACAGCGTGCGCTCGATGAGGGCGGTCTGGATCGCCATCGCCGCCTCGGTCAGCCGGCGGCCTTCCCCAGTGAGGTAGAGGCGCAGCACGCGCTTGTCGCGCGCGTCGCCGCGCCGCTCGATCAGCTCCCGTTTTTCCATCTGCGGCAAGAGCATGCTCATATTGGAGCGGCCGACCAGCAGCTTGCGCGCCAGCTCCTGCTGCGAGATGCCTTCGAAACGATAGAGATTGACCAGAATATCGAGGTGCGGCGGCTTGATGTCGAGATCGGCAAGCGAGCGGGTCAGCGACTGCTGCATCAGCTGGCAGGCGCGCGCCACCGCGATCCAGCTGCGAAAACGCGGATGATCCCAGGGAAGGGATTGATTTTTGTTCATCGTTGTACTTTATTGTTCAGTGTTGAACAGTATTTTGGATTCTCACTATGGCAAATTTTGCGCTGGAGGTCACCCGTCTGGGTTTTTCGGCTCTGCAGGCGGTTTCACCGGAGCTGGCTGGCAGGATGGCGTTCCGGCTGTTCTGCCGCACACCGTCGCCGCGGCCGAAGGGCGCGAAGGCAAAGGCGGCGCATGCCGCGGGCGCGGCCCGGCTTGCCGGCGCTGAGTATTTTACCCTCAAGCTTGCCAGCGGGGCGAAAGCGCATGCCTATCGGCTGAACGGCGGGGCGAGAGGGAAACGCCAGCGTTTCCTGGTGACCCATGGCTGGGGCTCGAGTGGCGAATATATGGCCGAGCTCGTCTCGATGCTTGCGGCAACCGGTGCGGAAGTGGTGGCGCTCGATTTTCCCGGCCACGGGCGCGCCGGCGGGCGTTCCCTGCATATGGGGCTTGCGGTCGGTGCGATCGCCGCGGCCCGGGAGCGGTTCGGCACCTTCGATGCGGTCATCGGCCATTCCTTTGGCGGTGCGGCGCTGATGGTCTCGGCGGCCGGCCTGCTGCCCGACATGGCGCCTGTTGCCTGCGAACGGCTGGTGCTGATCGGCGCGCCAAGCGAGATGCGCTGGCTGTTTGTCGATTTCGGCCGGATGATCGGCCTTCGCCCCGCGGCGCAGGCCGCGCTGGAGAATGAGGTTTATCGCGTCACCGGTCGGCGACTTGAGGCGTTCGACGCGGACAATACGGCAGGCGGCATCGGCCGGCCGGTGCTCGTCATCCATGCCGAGGACGACAAGGAGGTGCCGCCGGCCCATGCCAGGCGGTACGGTGCGGCGGGTGCAAGTGTGCGCCTGTTCTGGGCGAACGGCTTCGGGCACCGGCGCATCGTCGGCGCAGCGCCGGTGTTTGGCGCGATTGCGGCTTTTCTCGACGGCGATCGGGGTGAAGAGGGCGCGCTTGACGAAAGCATCAAAAAAGTTGCG from Rhizobium sp. BT03 harbors:
- a CDS encoding sugar-binding transcriptional regulator, which produces MTRLNELRLISRVAQMYHLEGRRQAEIAEHLRLSQATVSRMLKRAEAEDIVRTSVIPPVGTYSELEGALREKYDLPEAVVVECTEDRDGAIMARIGEAAAHLLEVTLAPGEIIGVSSWSQTIFKMVENIHPQKSAQVKYVVQTLGGMGDPSVQTHATQLTTRLARLTGAEPKLLPVQGVTSSREAKLLMQADPFVRETMDLFGSITLAIVGIGAVEPSELLARSGNIFSSRELSDLAEAGAVGDISLRFFDKNGRPVKTPLDDRVIGLPLEDLERVDRVIALAGGSKKTDAIAGALRVGVIDMLVTDKFTAQRLID
- the moaA gene encoding GTP 3',8-cyclase MoaA; translation: MNTRVGTIGNASPLTADAHPMIDPFGRAVTYLRVSVTDRCDFRCTYCMAENMTFLPKKDLLTLEELDRLCSAFVAKGVRKIRLTGGEPLVRKNIMYLVRRLGEKIGAGLDELTLTTNGSQLARHAEELYDCGVRRINVSLDTLDPDKFRKITRWGDFAKVMEGIDAAQKAGIRIKLNAVALKDFNDVEMPDLLRFAHGRGMDLTVIETMPMGEIDEDRTDQYLPLSELRADLEKQFTLTDIDYQTGGPARYVRVTETGGRLGFITPMTHNFCESCNRVRLTCTGTLYMCLGQNDAADLRAALRASEDDALLHTAIDEAITRKPKGHDFIIDRTHNRPAVARHMSVTGG
- a CDS encoding transketolase family protein yields the protein MNAPVNPPKLHDCRDAFAATLERLAAENETIVAVCNDSVGSSKLGGFKSKFGERLVNVGIAEQNMVGVGAGLANGGRLPFVCAAAPFLTGRSLEQIKADISYSNANVKLVGISSGMAYGELGPTHHSIEDFAWLRVLPNLPVIAPCDRIETAAAVAWAASYDGPCFLRLSRVGVPDLLPEGHKFELGKANLLRQGSDVTLIANGTLTHRILKAAEILAERGVNARVLNLATVRPIDEEAIIAAARETGAIVTAEEHSTFGGLGSAVAEVVVDNAPVPMKRLGVPGVYAPTGSAEFLLDEFGMAPSAIADAAQALIKRK
- a CDS encoding DUF971 domain-containing protein, whose translation is MSDIWPSELRVSKDRQRLAITFDDGRSFDLSAELLRVLSPSAEVQGHGPGQRVTVPGKRNVAIISMTPTGNYAVRIGFDDMHDTGIYTWTYLRELGERGAELFSAYEDELREKGMNRDTAEKPR
- a CDS encoding low temperature requirement protein A is translated as MTKANGKNWLRAKGSAAGSKVTFLELFFDLVFVFSISQLSHALAAHYTPLGAAEAALMTFAVWWVWIFTAWVTNWLDPDKMPVRGMLVALMMLGLLLSASIPEAFGDKGLLFAGAYVAMQVGRSLFATYAMTRVDRANTLNFVRITTWLIVAGVFWIAGGLLEHEARLIAWVIALAIEYAGPAAGFAVPGLGRSVPSDWDVSGAHMAERCALFVIICLGEAILVSGRTFSELPVSGLTGIVFVTGFVGTVAMWWLYFRFGHGRAAHRIEHEATPGALARQAFTYGHIPILAGIIVHAVAVEFMFSHPHETGDFGIAAAVLGGSGLFLIGNLWFKGATSGQLPLSHLAGLVLLILLAFAAPFIEIYLLGILATVVLIVVAAWEYRSLSGTSPAPTLH
- a CDS encoding MarR family winged helix-turn-helix transcriptional regulator; translated protein: MNKNQSLPWDHPRFRSWIAVARACQLMQQSLTRSLADLDIKPPHLDILVNLYRFEGISQQELARKLLVGRSNMSMLLPQMEKRELIERRGDARDKRVLRLYLTGEGRRLTEAAMAIQTALIERTLSDEPIEQCMATADSMERIIGVLLQDLRDED
- a CDS encoding FGGY family carbohydrate kinase produces the protein MRAILAIDQGTTNSKAVLVSERGEIVGRGSAPVGISYPKPGWVEQDPRRLYASVCEAIEACLKASPAVSIEVVAISNQRESVTAWDAETGEPLGPVVSWQCRRTAPDCERLIAEGRLDRVQALTGLPLDPMFPGSKFRWLLDRIPAGRSVRLGTIDSWLIHCLTGGRRHVCDASNAARSQLFDLREQRWSEELGEIFGVDIALLPEVLDSSADFGRTQGLPGVPDGTPIMAAIGDSHAALFGHGAFKPGDGKVTFGTGSSIMTTLSQFIAPRNGVTTTVAWRIGGKPTFAFEGNILVCAASLPWMVDILGLADVAALVELAESAAPGGPGFVPAFVGLGAPYWNADARALFSQINFNTTRAQMARSVTDSIAFQVHDVIAAMRAQSGGELGALYVDGGPSQNRFLMQCVSNLIQHPVIQCEAPEASALGAAYLAGLSLGLWSDLPVVAELPRNTQTIEPQPVDRAGLLDGWNDALARSTCRETQAKGE
- a CDS encoding alpha/beta hydrolase is translated as MANFALEVTRLGFSALQAVSPELAGRMAFRLFCRTPSPRPKGAKAKAAHAAGAARLAGAEYFTLKLASGAKAHAYRLNGGARGKRQRFLVTHGWGSSGEYMAELVSMLAATGAEVVALDFPGHGRAGGRSLHMGLAVGAIAAARERFGTFDAVIGHSFGGAALMVSAAGLLPDMAPVACERLVLIGAPSEMRWLFVDFGRMIGLRPAAQAALENEVYRVTGRRLEAFDADNTAGGIGRPVLVIHAEDDKEVPPAHARRYGAAGASVRLFWANGFGHRRIVGAAPVFGAIAAFLDGDRGEEGALDESIKKVAEIIPFFELPARRAAL